The following coding sequences are from one Fusobacterium perfoetens window:
- a CDS encoding ABC transporter permease, which yields MLEFFIAKKHILEKKKQSLIGILGITIGITVLMVSIGIANGLDKNMINSILSMGSHVSVANIEREDNYKQLVEKIEKLDGVKGVIPKVSTQGIIKYTGIYGTHVSGVKVDGIDFKKAEKGLNLSEKIVYGKMDSEKKNIILIGKELYNQLGAQIGDKITLVSAENQELPLVIGGVFESGYYDYDVNMVIIPLATAQYLMYLDKNDVTSLEVTLNNPYRAEEIADKIFEKYGFLSRTWGDQNRNLLSALALEKTVMIVVFSLIVIIAGFVVWVIMNMLVREKIKDIGIMRAMGFSKKTIMRIFLLEGMTLGGIGICVGTLLSLGTLWYVENYSISGITNIYYLTKIPVELSMKEIITIICVNIGIIFLSSVFPAYRAGKMETMEALRHE from the coding sequence ATGCTTGAATTTTTTATAGCTAAAAAACATATACTTGAAAAGAAAAAACAAAGCCTTATAGGAATACTAGGGATAACAATTGGTATAACGGTTCTTATGGTGTCAATAGGGATAGCTAATGGGCTTGATAAAAATATGATAAATAGTATTCTTTCAATGGGAAGTCATGTTTCAGTTGCAAATATTGAAAGAGAAGATAATTATAAACAACTTGTAGAAAAAATTGAAAAACTTGATGGAGTAAAAGGTGTAATTCCTAAAGTGTCAACACAAGGAATAATAAAATATACAGGAATTTATGGAACTCATGTATCTGGAGTAAAAGTAGATGGAATTGATTTTAAAAAAGCAGAAAAAGGGCTTAATCTTAGTGAAAAAATTGTTTATGGAAAAATGGATTCTGAAAAGAAAAATATAATTCTTATTGGAAAAGAGTTATATAATCAGCTTGGAGCACAAATTGGCGATAAAATAACTCTTGTTTCTGCAGAAAATCAAGAACTCCCTTTAGTGATAGGTGGAGTTTTTGAAAGTGGATATTATGATTATGATGTAAATATGGTAATAATTCCTCTTGCAACAGCACAATATTTAATGTATCTTGATAAAAATGATGTTACAAGTCTTGAAGTTACATTGAATAATCCATACAGAGCAGAAGAAATAGCAGATAAAATATTTGAAAAATATGGTTTTTTAAGCAGAACATGGGGAGACCAGAACAGAAATCTTCTTTCAGCTCTTGCTCTTGAAAAAACTGTTATGATAGTAGTATTCTCTCTTATTGTTATAATAGCAGGATTTGTTGTTTGGGTAATAATGAATATGCTCGTAAGAGAAAAAATAAAAGATATAGGAATAATGAGGGCTATGGGATTTTCTAAAAAAACAATAATGAGAATATTTCTTCTAGAAGGAATGACTTTAGGAGGGATAGGAATATGTGTAGGAACTTTATTGTCTCTAGGAACTTTATGGTATGTAGAAAATTATTCTATATCAGGAATAACTAATATTTATTATCTTACTAAAATACCTGTGGAGTTATCTATGAAAGAGATAATAACAATTATATGTGTGAATATAGGTATTATATTTTTATCAAGTGTCTTTCCAGCATATAGAGCAGGAAAAATGGAGACAATGGAGGCGTTAAGACATGAGTAG
- a CDS encoding HPr family phosphocarrier protein has protein sequence MACSKTVEITNETGLHTRPGNEFVSLAKTFSSAIEVENEEGKRVKGTSLLKLLSLGIKKGAKVTVHADGADETEAVEKLAELLANLKD, from the coding sequence ATGGCATGTAGCAAAACTGTAGAAATAACAAATGAAACTGGTCTTCACACTAGACCTGGAAATGAATTTGTTAGTTTAGCAAAAACTTTCTCTTCAGCAATTGAAGTTGAAAATGAAGAAGGAAAAAGAGTTAAAGGAACTTCTCTTTTAAAACTTTTATCTTTAGGTATTAAAAAAGGAGCAAAAGTTACTGTTCACGCTGATGGTGCTGATGAAACTGAAGCTGTTGAAAAATTAGCAGAACTTCTTGCTAACTTAAAAGACTAA
- a CDS encoding beta-class carbonic anhydrase, producing MVEKNKNLEEILTFNKKFVENKEYEAFDTTKYPDKKMVVVSCMDTRLTELLPKAMNVRNGDAKFIKNAGGVIVHPFGSAMRSIIVCVYEFDVKEVYIVGHFHCGMSGIDPSKTIQKMLDRGISKNTIDTLSNAGIKVNKWLYGFDSVEISLIESVEKVRNHPLMPKDVAVHGLLIDPKTGALFLRINGWDAVEAYKESLKEQENH from the coding sequence TTGGTTGAAAAAAATAAAAATTTAGAGGAGATACTGACATTTAACAAAAAGTTTGTAGAGAATAAAGAATATGAAGCTTTTGATACAACAAAGTATCCTGATAAAAAAATGGTAGTGGTTTCATGTATGGATACAAGACTTACAGAACTTCTTCCTAAAGCTATGAATGTAAGAAATGGAGATGCAAAATTTATAAAAAATGCTGGGGGAGTTATAGTTCATCCTTTTGGAAGTGCTATGAGAAGCATTATAGTTTGTGTTTATGAATTTGATGTAAAAGAAGTTTATATTGTTGGGCATTTTCATTGTGGAATGAGTGGAATAGATCCAAGTAAAACTATTCAAAAAATGCTGGACAGAGGAATTTCAAAAAATACGATTGATACTTTAAGCAATGCAGGAATAAAAGTAAATAAATGGCTTTATGGTTTTGATTCTGTTGAAATTTCTCTTATTGAAAGTGTAGAAAAAGTAAGAAATCACCCTTTAATGCCTAAAGATGTAGCAGTTCATGGACTTCTTATAGATCCAAAAACAGGAGCTCTTTTCTTAAGAATAAACGGTTGGGATGCTGTTGAAGCATATAAGGAAAGTCTTAAAGAACAAGAAAATCATTAA
- a CDS encoding putative glycoside hydrolase — MKFFNKKTFITILSIIAISLTAASCRNSSGESIPAEKVEVSVPAEKIPPKEFLYTTKLKTTVLDSPETKKIIDTLGQNTRVLVTERKDIEIIKENKNEVQKGNTNKVIPAKPKKVEKPFVNDDEKVKIIFTEKTEISKKEEVSLPENNLQEPKEYEHWVHVKYRKDLKEKDGWILEKNLHSDALKNLPKSWKGMQLNNFPEKVEFPDNPRIDVKGVYLTVYSASSERKLDSLIQLAKETNINAFVIDVKDDGGQLLWKMDDSILKYNPKAFSKVYIKDINSFIKKLKENNIYTIARIVSFKDPVYAKQNPDKAIIEKKTGKPFMNKDGIIWVSPHDKNLWEYNIAVAKEAAKVGFNEIQFDYVRFPASNGGKLDAYLDYRNPENDSKPVTIQKYLKYAWEELTPLHVYINADIYGQIGTFRDDMGLGQYWEAISGYVHYISPMMYPSHYINGAYGISVPDAEPYKTIYYCTLDSVNRNENIDNPAEIRPWIQDFTARWVKGHITYDVKEINAQIKALEDLGIHQYLLWSPSNRYHMEKIKK; from the coding sequence TTGAAATTTTTTAATAAAAAAACTTTTATCACTATTCTTTCTATAATAGCTATCTCTTTAACTGCTGCATCTTGCAGAAACAGCAGTGGAGAATCAATCCCTGCAGAAAAAGTTGAAGTTTCTGTTCCTGCAGAAAAAATTCCACCAAAAGAATTTTTATACACAACAAAATTAAAAACAACTGTACTAGACTCCCCTGAAACTAAAAAAATTATTGATACATTAGGACAAAATACAAGAGTTCTTGTTACAGAAAGAAAAGATATAGAAATCATAAAAGAAAATAAAAATGAAGTTCAAAAAGGAAATACAAATAAAGTTATTCCTGCGAAACCTAAAAAAGTTGAAAAGCCTTTTGTCAATGATGATGAAAAGGTAAAAATAATTTTTACTGAAAAAACTGAAATTTCTAAGAAAGAAGAAGTTTCTCTTCCAGAAAATAATTTACAAGAGCCTAAAGAATATGAACATTGGGTTCATGTGAAATACAGAAAAGACTTAAAAGAAAAAGATGGATGGATTTTGGAAAAAAATCTTCATTCAGATGCATTAAAAAATCTTCCAAAATCATGGAAAGGAATGCAGCTTAATAATTTCCCAGAAAAAGTTGAATTTCCAGATAATCCAAGAATTGATGTAAAAGGAGTTTATCTTACTGTTTATTCTGCTTCTTCAGAAAGAAAACTTGATTCTCTTATTCAGCTTGCAAAAGAAACAAATATAAATGCTTTTGTAATTGATGTAAAAGATGATGGTGGACAACTTCTTTGGAAAATGGATGATTCTATTTTAAAATATAATCCTAAAGCCTTTTCAAAAGTTTATATTAAAGATATAAATTCTTTTATAAAAAAATTAAAAGAAAATAATATTTATACTATTGCAAGAATTGTATCTTTTAAAGATCCTGTATATGCAAAGCAAAATCCTGATAAAGCAATTATTGAAAAGAAAACAGGAAAACCTTTTATGAATAAAGATGGCATAATTTGGGTTTCTCCTCATGATAAAAATCTTTGGGAATATAATATTGCTGTTGCAAAAGAAGCTGCTAAAGTAGGATTTAATGAAATTCAGTTTGACTATGTAAGATTTCCTGCATCAAATGGCGGAAAACTTGATGCATATCTTGATTACAGAAATCCTGAAAATGATTCAAAGCCTGTTACAATTCAAAAATATCTAAAATATGCATGGGAAGAACTTACTCCTCTTCATGTTTATATAAATGCAGATATTTATGGTCAAATAGGAACTTTCAGAGATGATATGGGACTTGGACAATATTGGGAAGCTATAAGTGGATATGTTCATTATATTTCTCCTATGATGTATCCAAGCCATTATATAAATGGAGCATATGGAATTTCTGTTCCTGATGCAGAACCTTATAAAACTATTTATTACTGTACTCTTGATTCTGTAAATAGAAATGAAAACATAGATAATCCTGCTGAGATTAGACCATGGATACAAGATTTTACAGCAAGATGGGTTAAAGGTCATATAACTTATGATGTAAAAGAAATAAATGCACAAATAAAAGCCTTAGAAGATTTAGGAATTCACCAATATCTTTTATGGAGTCCTAGCAACAGATATCATATGGAAAAAATAAAAAAATAA
- the truB gene encoding tRNA pseudouridine(55) synthase TruB, with the protein MEGIINVNKPKGITSFDVIRKLRKILSLRKIGHTGTLDPMAEGVLLVCVGKATKLAQDIEASSKEYIAGFELGYKTDTYDTEGTVTDKSEVFSVSSEKFTEVLKKFTGHIKQVPPMYSAIKINGQKLYDLARKGEIIEREARDVFIENIEVLEFDGKKGLLKCKVSKGTYIRSLIYDIGEELKTFAVMTSLVRTKVGVKTIEDSFTLDEIETLKHEGNTDFITSIENYFTYPKITISGEKNHTLFLNGNTLIFNGNDGMYRVYYDNHFLGLASLKNNRLKGYKYY; encoded by the coding sequence TTGGAAGGAATTATTAATGTTAATAAACCAAAAGGCATAACATCCTTTGATGTTATCAGAAAACTCAGAAAAATTTTATCTCTGAGAAAAATAGGACACACAGGTACTCTTGATCCTATGGCAGAAGGAGTTCTTCTTGTCTGTGTAGGAAAAGCAACAAAACTTGCTCAAGATATTGAAGCTTCTTCAAAAGAATATATTGCTGGTTTTGAACTTGGATATAAAACTGATACATATGATACAGAAGGTACTGTAACAGATAAATCAGAAGTTTTTTCTGTAAGTTCAGAAAAATTTACAGAAGTTTTAAAAAAGTTTACAGGACATATAAAGCAAGTTCCTCCTATGTATTCTGCTATAAAAATTAATGGCCAAAAACTTTATGATCTTGCAAGAAAAGGAGAAATCATTGAACGGGAAGCAAGAGATGTCTTCATTGAAAATATTGAAGTCTTAGAGTTTGATGGAAAAAAAGGGCTTCTGAAGTGTAAAGTTTCAAAAGGAACATATATTCGTTCTCTTATATATGATATTGGGGAAGAACTTAAAACTTTTGCAGTTATGACTTCACTTGTAAGAACAAAAGTAGGAGTAAAAACTATTGAAGATAGTTTTACTCTTGATGAAATTGAAACTTTGAAACATGAAGGAAATACAGATTTTATCACTTCTATTGAAAATTATTTTACTTATCCAAAAATCACTATTTCAGGAGAAAAAAATCATACACTTTTTTTAAATGGCAATACTCTTATCTTTAATGGAAATGATGGTATGTATAGAGTTTATTATGATAACCATTTTCTAGGGCTTGCCTCTTTAAAGAATAATCGTTTAAAAGGATATAAATATTATTAA
- the typA gene encoding translational GTPase TypA, giving the protein MKIKNIAIIAHVDHGKTTLVDCLLRQAGVFGAHELEKVSDRVMDSNDIERERGITIFSKNASVKYKDYKINIVDTPGHADFGGEVQRIMKMVDSVILLVDAFEGPMPQTKYVLKKALEQGHRPIVVVNKVDRPNARPEEVLYMVYDLFLELNANEHQLEFPVLYASGKGGFAKKELDDPSENMVPLFETILSEVDDPEGDENKPLQFLITNIEYDNYVGQLAVGKIHNGKIRKNQEVMLIKRDGKMIKGKVSLLYGYEGLNRVEIPEATTGEIISIAGLSGLDIGETIADVNDPQALPLISIDEPTLAMTFMVNNSPFAGKDGKYITSRNIWDRLQKELQKNVSMRVEATDSPDAFTVKGRGELQLSILLENMRREGYEVQVSKPRVIFKEIDGKTYEPVEIAVVDVDETFAGVVIEKLGGRKGELISMTPGQDGYTRLEFKIPSRGIIGYRNEFLTDTKGSGILNHSFYDFEPFKGPISGRKKGVLIATETGVSVAYALNALQDRGEMFIDPGVNVYEGMVVGEHSKENDLVVNVCKTKKLTNTRAAGSDDAVKLAPPRKLTLEQALDYISEDEYVEVTPNFIRLRKKYLTDNERRRHFNKN; this is encoded by the coding sequence ATGAAAATTAAAAACATCGCAATTATTGCCCATGTTGACCACGGTAAGACAACTCTTGTTGACTGTCTTTTAAGACAAGCTGGGGTATTCGGGGCACATGAATTGGAAAAAGTTAGTGACAGAGTAATGGACTCAAATGATATTGAGCGTGAAAGAGGAATTACAATTTTCTCTAAAAATGCTTCTGTTAAATACAAAGATTATAAAATCAATATCGTAGACACTCCAGGGCATGCTGACTTTGGTGGAGAAGTACAAAGAATAATGAAAATGGTTGATTCTGTTATTCTTCTTGTTGACGCTTTTGAAGGACCTATGCCTCAAACAAAATATGTTCTTAAAAAAGCACTTGAACAAGGACACAGACCAATCGTTGTTGTCAATAAAGTTGACAGACCAAATGCAAGACCAGAAGAAGTTTTATACATGGTATACGACCTATTCTTAGAACTTAATGCTAATGAACATCAGCTTGAGTTCCCTGTTTTATATGCTTCTGGAAAAGGAGGTTTTGCTAAAAAAGAACTAGATGATCCTAGTGAAAATATGGTTCCTCTTTTTGAAACTATATTAAGTGAAGTTGATGATCCTGAAGGAGATGAAAATAAACCTCTTCAATTCCTTATCACTAATATAGAATACGATAACTATGTTGGACAACTTGCTGTAGGTAAAATTCATAACGGAAAAATAAGAAAAAATCAAGAAGTTATGTTAATAAAAAGAGATGGAAAAATGATAAAAGGAAAAGTTTCTCTTCTTTATGGTTACGAAGGACTTAACAGAGTTGAGATTCCTGAAGCTACAACTGGAGAAATCATTTCTATTGCAGGACTTTCAGGACTTGATATCGGAGAAACTATTGCTGATGTTAATGATCCGCAAGCACTTCCATTAATAAGTATTGATGAACCTACACTTGCTATGACTTTTATGGTAAATAACTCTCCTTTTGCAGGAAAAGATGGAAAATATATCACATCAAGAAATATTTGGGACAGACTTCAAAAAGAACTTCAAAAAAATGTAAGTATGAGAGTAGAAGCTACTGACTCTCCTGATGCCTTTACAGTAAAAGGAAGAGGAGAACTTCAATTATCTATACTTCTTGAAAACATGAGAAGAGAAGGATATGAAGTTCAAGTTTCAAAACCAAGAGTTATTTTTAAAGAAATTGATGGAAAAACTTATGAACCTGTTGAAATAGCTGTTGTAGATGTTGATGAAACATTTGCAGGAGTAGTTATTGAAAAGCTTGGAGGAAGAAAAGGAGAACTTATTTCTATGACTCCTGGACAAGATGGATATACTCGTCTTGAATTCAAAATTCCTTCAAGAGGTATTATCGGATACAGAAATGAATTCTTAACTGACACTAAAGGATCTGGAATATTAAACCATTCTTTCTATGATTTTGAACCATTCAAAGGACCAATTTCAGGAAGAAAGAAAGGTGTTCTTATCGCAACTGAAACAGGTGTTTCTGTTGCTTATGCCTTAAATGCTCTTCAAGATAGAGGAGAAATGTTTATAGATCCAGGAGTAAATGTTTATGAAGGAATGGTTGTTGGAGAACACAGTAAAGAAAATGACCTTGTTGTAAATGTATGTAAAACAAAAAAACTTACAAATACAAGAGCTGCTGGTTCTGATGATGCTGTAAAACTTGCTCCTCCAAGAAAACTTACTCTTGAACAAGCACTTGATTATATATCTGAAGATGAATATGTAGAAGTTACTCCTAACTTCATCAGATTAAGAAAGAAATATCTAACTGATAATGAAAGAAGAAGACATTTTAATAAAAATTAA
- the ptsP gene encoding phosphoenolpyruvate--protein phosphotransferase, with the protein MGKVIKGIPASPGISVGKVYLYKENELFIDTNEAKNLEIEKDKLLRGREMTKAQLLAIREKTAKNLGEDKAAIFDGHITLLEDEDLFDEVIELIEDENITAEYALEQGINGYCEMLANLEDPYLRERAADLKDIGKRWLYNVTGTEIIDLSNLPKNSVVITKDLTPSDTAQLDLENVIAFVTEIGGKTAHSSIMARSLELPAVVGTGSICSEASTGMDIIVDAIEGIAIINPDEEELKIYTAKREEYLAEKELLKQLKDKDAVSKDGIKVGAWANIGSPKDVAGLLRNGAQGIGLYRTEFLFMNNDRFPSEEEQFEAYKTVAESLEGKPVTIRTMDIGGDKSLPYMELPKEENPFLGWRALRVCLDRPEILKTQFRALLRASAFGYIKIMLPMIISLDEVRKSRAILKECMEELRAEGIAFDENIQLGIMVETPAVCFRAASFAKECDFFSIGTNDLTQYTLAVDRGNEQISHLYNSYNPAVLQAIKCAIDGAHAGGITISMCGEFAGDENATAILFGMGLDAFSMSAISVPRIKKNIMSLDKKECEKLVERVLEQTTAEEVLKTVAEFNKTVYGK; encoded by the coding sequence ATGGGTAAAGTAATAAAAGGAATTCCTGCATCACCTGGAATTTCTGTTGGAAAAGTTTATTTATATAAAGAAAATGAACTTTTCATTGATACAAACGAAGCTAAAAACCTAGAAATAGAAAAGGATAAACTTCTTCGTGGAAGAGAAATGACTAAAGCACAACTTCTTGCGATTAGAGAAAAAACAGCTAAAAATTTAGGAGAGGATAAAGCTGCCATATTTGATGGACATATTACTCTTTTAGAAGATGAAGATCTTTTTGATGAAGTTATAGAACTTATAGAAGATGAAAACATCACTGCTGAATATGCTCTTGAGCAAGGAATAAATGGATACTGTGAAATGCTTGCAAATCTTGAAGATCCTTATTTAAGAGAAAGAGCAGCTGACTTAAAAGATATAGGAAAAAGATGGCTTTATAATGTAACAGGAACTGAAATAATTGATTTATCAAATCTGCCTAAAAATTCTGTTGTAATTACTAAAGATCTTACTCCATCTGATACTGCACAGCTTGATCTTGAAAATGTAATTGCCTTTGTAACTGAAATTGGAGGAAAAACTGCACATTCATCTATTATGGCAAGATCTCTTGAACTTCCTGCTGTTGTAGGAACTGGTTCTATATGCAGTGAGGCTTCTACAGGAATGGATATTATAGTTGATGCTATTGAAGGTATTGCTATTATCAATCCTGACGAAGAAGAATTGAAAATATACACAGCTAAAAGAGAAGAATATTTAGCTGAAAAAGAACTTTTAAAACAACTTAAAGATAAAGATGCTGTTTCAAAAGATGGTATCAAAGTAGGAGCATGGGCAAATATTGGATCTCCTAAAGATGTAGCCGGACTTTTAAGAAACGGTGCTCAAGGAATTGGACTTTACAGAACTGAATTCCTTTTCATGAATAATGACAGATTCCCAAGTGAAGAAGAACAGTTTGAAGCTTATAAAACTGTTGCTGAATCTCTTGAAGGAAAACCTGTAACTATAAGAACAATGGATATTGGAGGAGACAAATCTCTTCCATATATGGAACTTCCAAAAGAAGAAAATCCATTTTTAGGATGGAGAGCTTTAAGAGTTTGTCTTGACAGACCTGAAATATTAAAAACTCAATTCAGAGCTTTACTTAGAGCTTCTGCATTTGGATATATAAAAATCATGCTTCCTATGATTATATCTCTTGATGAAGTAAGAAAATCAAGAGCAATCTTAAAAGAATGTATGGAAGAATTAAGAGCTGAAGGAATTGCTTTTGATGAAAATATTCAGCTTGGAATAATGGTAGAAACTCCTGCTGTATGTTTTAGAGCAGCATCATTTGCAAAAGAGTGTGACTTCTTCTCAATAGGTACTAACGACTTAACACAATATACATTAGCTGTAGACAGAGGAAACGAACAGATATCTCACCTATACAACTCATATAACCCTGCTGTATTACAGGCAATAAAATGTGCCATCGACGGAGCTCATGCTGGAGGTATAACTATCTCTATGTGTGGAGAGTTTGCCGGTGATGAAAATGCTACTGCAATATTATTTGGAATGGGACTTGATGCTTTCTCTATGTCAGCTATTTCAGTTCCTAGAATTAAAAAAAATATCATGTCACTTGATAAAAAAGAATGTGAAAAATTAGTAGAAAGGGTTCTTGAGCAGACAACTGCTGAAGAAGTGTTAAAGACAGTAGCTGAGTTCAACAAAACAGTTTATGGAAAATAG
- a CDS encoding M16 family metallopeptidase, translated as MNIRKKISAFLFLLIFIVSFGQLKVENPKELVIGKLQNGMTYYIYKNKMPENRVSVNVLVKAGSLQEDDDQLGMAHLIEHLCFNGTEKYSRNEVVKYYQSIGLNFGGDLNAHTGFDETVYKIQIPTDDKEKFEKGIEVLKEMTLKPTFKQEDIDSEKDIVKEEWRLGQGLSERILKVFQKELFDDSRYGKRFPIGDMNIISGTKRDVLKRYYDRWYHPENMAVVMVGDIDVPYAENIIKKYFDYNETRKFIPREEYRLKELDNRYVIFKDKELTYVLLEITGREDYSFINNEEKVKDYFENILFKLLVSNKINDEIKKGENFIYEGGYYDMELSKDRLNTFFAVLNKNKIQEGIETSIGIIKDFAVNGVSQEELNLEKENLKSIFEDALKNRDSLENEELISNIREVFLKGNIFADAYQILEYYNEFSKNITAEDIKKRAEKFYKDKHSIILFAPEDKNIKVPNEIELKNIILKAKDKPVLKREEQNFNLILKKPQIEKGKINEIQEFENYKKIKLSNGIEFLYKKTDFEKDKIYIKLFKREGSLKDNDTMYLNSKFATDLIDQSGAGNIEYKDIERFMKGKEFFVQTYINDFEQGFVVVSNEKDLETALDYFYYTAREPKLSEEAYKYMTASVKEMLENRKNSPAAMYSDKITEIFFKNDIRKRMITTEDLNKISIEKMKEEYNNKFSNFDGFKGIILGSINEKEAKEILEKYFASLPVNNIEKDKEEKQFLDIKYPEKEVKETVIKGVDKKVKVSLYYPIKAEYSQENAYMAQTFEDVLRINLIDEVREKLGGVYGISPSVFISRNENGYLQIRFSTDPKRLEEIIAAVKKEVENLINGEIKKSSLESVIKNYKIVYEDSQKQNSYWFNYLDKKLKKGENYEPYSPKVFEEKMKEDNLRPFFKKMIDKTDFIQVILIPEREE; from the coding sequence ATGAACATAAGAAAAAAAATATCAGCTTTTTTATTCTTACTTATATTTATTGTAAGTTTTGGACAGCTAAAAGTAGAAAATCCTAAAGAACTTGTAATAGGAAAATTACAAAATGGAATGACATATTACATTTATAAAAATAAAATGCCTGAGAACAGAGTATCGGTAAATGTACTTGTAAAAGCAGGTTCTCTTCAGGAAGACGATGATCAACTTGGAATGGCGCATCTTATAGAACATCTTTGCTTTAATGGTACAGAGAAATATAGCAGAAATGAAGTGGTAAAGTATTATCAATCAATAGGACTTAACTTTGGAGGAGACCTTAATGCCCATACAGGCTTTGATGAAACTGTTTATAAAATTCAGATTCCTACAGATGATAAAGAAAAATTTGAAAAAGGAATAGAAGTTTTAAAAGAAATGACTTTAAAACCTACTTTTAAGCAGGAGGATATAGACAGTGAAAAAGATATTGTAAAAGAAGAATGGAGATTAGGACAAGGACTTTCAGAAAGAATACTTAAAGTTTTTCAGAAAGAGCTTTTTGATGATTCAAGATATGGAAAAAGGTTTCCTATTGGTGATATGAATATAATATCAGGAACAAAAAGAGATGTTTTAAAAAGATATTATGACAGATGGTATCATCCAGAAAATATGGCTGTTGTTATGGTGGGAGATATTGATGTTCCTTATGCTGAAAATATTATAAAAAAATATTTTGATTATAACGAAACAAGAAAATTTATTCCAAGAGAGGAATACAGACTTAAAGAGCTTGATAATAGATATGTAATATTTAAAGACAAAGAACTTACTTATGTTCTTCTTGAAATAACAGGAAGAGAAGATTATTCTTTTATTAATAATGAAGAAAAAGTAAAGGATTATTTTGAAAATATTCTTTTCAAACTTCTTGTTTCAAACAAGATAAATGATGAAATCAAAAAAGGGGAAAATTTTATTTATGAAGGTGGATATTATGATATGGAACTTTCAAAAGATAGACTTAATACCTTTTTTGCAGTTCTTAATAAAAATAAAATTCAAGAAGGAATAGAAACTTCAATAGGAATTATAAAAGATTTTGCAGTAAATGGTGTTTCTCAAGAAGAGCTTAATCTTGAAAAAGAAAATTTAAAAAGTATTTTTGAAGATGCTTTAAAAAATAGAGACAGCTTAGAAAATGAAGAACTAATTTCAAATATAAGAGAAGTTTTCTTAAAAGGAAATATTTTTGCAGATGCCTATCAAATTCTTGAATATTATAATGAATTTTCTAAAAACATAACAGCTGAAGATATAAAAAAGAGAGCCGAAAAGTTTTATAAAGATAAACATTCTATAATTCTTTTTGCTCCTGAAGATAAAAATATAAAAGTCCCAAATGAAATAGAACTTAAAAATATTATTCTTAAAGCAAAAGACAAACCTGTTTTAAAAAGAGAAGAGCAAAATTTTAATTTAATTCTTAAAAAGCCTCAAATAGAAAAAGGTAAAATAAATGAAATTCAGGAATTTGAAAATTATAAAAAAATAAAACTTTCAAATGGAATAGAATTTTTATATAAAAAAACAGATTTTGAAAAAGATAAAATTTATATAAAACTGTTTAAGAGAGAAGGAAGTCTAAAGGATAATGATACTATGTATCTTAATTCAAAATTTGCAACAGACCTTATAGATCAATCAGGAGCAGGAAATATTGAATATAAAGATATTGAAAGATTTATGAAAGGAAAAGAATTTTTTGTTCAAACCTATATAAATGATTTTGAACAGGGATTTGTAGTCGTATCAAATGAAAAAGATTTAGAAACAGCTCTTGATTATTTTTACTATACAGCAAGAGAGCCAAAACTATCTGAAGAAGCGTACAAATATATGACAGCTAGTGTAAAAGAAATGCTTGAAAATAGAAAAAATTCTCCTGCAGCTATGTATTCAGACAAAATAACAGAAATCTTTTTTAAAAATGATATAAGAAAGAGAATGATTACAACAGAAGACTTAAATAAAATATCTATTGAAAAAATGAAAGAGGAGTATAACAATAAATTCTCTAATTTTGATGGATTTAAAGGAATTATATTAGGCTCTATAAATGAAAAGGAAGCGAAAGAAATACTTGAAAAATATTTTGCTTCACTTCCTGTGAATAATATAGAAAAAGATAAAGAGGAAAAACAATTTCTTGATATAAAATATCCTGAAAAAGAAGTTAAAGAAACAGTTATTAAAGGTGTGGATAAGAAAGTAAAAGTTTCTCTTTATTATCCGATTAAAGCAGAATATTCTCAGGAAAATGCATATATGGCACAAACTTTTGAAGATGTCTTGAGAATAAATCTTATAGATGAAGTAAGAGAAAAGCTAGGGGGAGTATATGGAATTTCTCCAAGTGTTTTTATAAGCAGAAATGAAAACGGATATCTTCAAATAAGATTCTCAACTGATCCTAAAAGATTAGAAGAAATTATTGCAGCAGTGAAAAAAGAAGTTGAAAATCTAATAAATGGTGAAATAAAAAAATCTTCACTTGAAAGTGTGATAAAAAATTATAAAATTGTATATGAAGACAGTCAGAAACAAAATAGTTATTGGTTTAACTATTTGGATAAAAAATTAAAAAAAGGAGAAAATTACGAGCCTTACTCTCCTAAAGTTTTTGAAGAAAAAATGAAAGAAGATAATTTAAGACCTTTCTTTAAAAAAATGATTGACAAAACTGACTTCATTCAAGTAATATTAATACCAGAAAGAGAAGAATAA